A genomic region of Methyloterricola oryzae contains the following coding sequences:
- the hflK gene encoding FtsH protease activity modulator HflK encodes MSWNEPGSNKKDPWSGRDPQDAPPDLDEVMRALQEKIGKFFGGGGGREPRDPVKTAAVLAAVPLAIWALTGIYIVDEGNRGVVTRFGKYAETTLPGPHWHLPAPIESVTIVNVEQQRFIEVGYRSGGRQQSMGSVPKEALMLTQDENIVDIRLAVQYQIKDAKNYLFNVLDPDVTLKQVTESAERGIIGKSSMDFVLTEGRGGIAEEIKEEIQAILDGYKAGIRVTTVNFVDAQPPEEVQSAFEDAIKAREDEQRLKNEAEAYANEVVPKARGAAARLLEEAEAYRLKLIAKAQGEAGRFKQLLGEYEKAPEVTRERLYIDTIESVLEKSNTLMLDVKSGNSLFYLPLDKMQKLPALTDAVRGSDTETAAVEGLDTSARSGARAAVTRGREGRGQ; translated from the coding sequence ATGTCCTGGAACGAACCGGGCAGTAACAAGAAAGACCCCTGGAGCGGGCGGGACCCGCAAGATGCGCCGCCGGATCTGGACGAGGTCATGCGAGCCCTACAGGAAAAGATCGGCAAGTTCTTCGGCGGTGGCGGCGGAAGAGAACCGCGGGATCCCGTGAAGACTGCCGCAGTGCTTGCGGCGGTGCCTCTCGCCATCTGGGCCTTAACGGGTATCTATATCGTGGACGAAGGCAACCGCGGCGTCGTGACGCGTTTCGGCAAGTATGCCGAAACCACTTTGCCGGGCCCGCATTGGCATCTGCCCGCGCCGATCGAAAGCGTGACCATCGTCAATGTGGAGCAGCAGCGCTTCATCGAGGTGGGCTACCGCTCCGGTGGACGCCAGCAGTCCATGGGATCGGTGCCCAAGGAAGCCCTGATGCTGACCCAGGACGAAAACATTGTCGACATCCGGCTGGCCGTGCAGTACCAGATCAAGGATGCGAAGAACTACCTGTTCAACGTGCTCGATCCCGACGTGACCCTTAAGCAAGTTACCGAGAGCGCCGAACGCGGCATCATCGGCAAGAGCAGCATGGATTTCGTGCTCACCGAGGGCCGTGGCGGCATCGCCGAGGAAATCAAGGAGGAAATCCAGGCCATTCTGGACGGCTACAAGGCCGGCATCCGCGTCACCACGGTGAACTTCGTCGACGCCCAGCCGCCCGAAGAAGTACAGAGCGCCTTCGAGGACGCCATCAAGGCACGCGAGGACGAACAGCGCCTGAAGAACGAAGCCGAGGCTTATGCCAACGAAGTGGTGCCGAAGGCGCGTGGCGCGGCGGCGCGACTTCTGGAGGAGGCCGAAGCCTACCGGCTTAAATTGATCGCCAAGGCCCAGGGCGAGGCCGGCCGCTTCAAGCAATTGTTGGGCGAGTACGAAAAGGCGCCCGAGGTTACGCGCGAGCGACTCTACATCGATACCATCGAATCGGTCCTGGAGAAGTCCAATACCTTGATGCTGGACGTGAAGAGCGGCAACAGCCTGTTTTATCTGCCATTGGACAAGATGCAAAAACTACCGGCCCTGACTGACGCCGTGCGTGGATCAGACACCGAGACGGCTGCCGTGGAGGGACTGGATACCTCGGCTAGAAGTGGCGCGCGGGCTGCGGTGACGCGGGGCCGTGAGGGGAGGGGACAATAA
- the hflC gene encoding protease modulator HflC — protein sequence MTMNKSIIALLVLLAFASMSMFTVGESQKAIKFRLGEIVETDYTPGLYFKLPLINNVKKFDARILTLESKPERFLTSEKKNVIVDSFAKWRIKDVSKYYTSVAGDIIQANIRLDQIVKDAMRGEFSKRTIRELVSSERGRIHDVLIKSANPGADEMGIEILDIRVMRVDLPSEVSSSVYRRMEAERARVAREFRSRGAEMAERIRADADRQREVILGDAYRDAELKRGEGDAAASEIYAQAYGKNKDFFSFYRSLTGYKAVFRGDGNSIVLEPDSEFFRYFKKSK from the coding sequence ATGACCATGAACAAATCCATCATTGCGCTGCTGGTTCTGCTCGCGTTTGCATCCATGTCGATGTTCACGGTGGGTGAGTCGCAAAAGGCGATCAAGTTCAGACTGGGCGAGATCGTGGAGACCGACTATACCCCCGGCCTGTATTTCAAGCTGCCGCTCATCAACAACGTCAAGAAGTTCGACGCGCGCATCCTGACCCTGGAATCGAAGCCCGAGCGCTTCCTGACCTCGGAGAAAAAGAACGTCATCGTCGATTCCTTCGCCAAATGGCGCATCAAGGACGTGTCCAAGTACTACACGTCGGTGGCCGGTGACATCATCCAGGCCAACATTCGCCTCGACCAGATCGTCAAGGATGCCATGCGCGGCGAATTCAGCAAGCGCACCATCCGCGAACTGGTTTCCTCCGAACGCGGCCGCATTCATGATGTTCTGATCAAGTCCGCCAACCCGGGGGCGGATGAGATGGGTATCGAGATCCTCGATATTCGCGTGATGCGCGTGGACCTGCCCAGCGAAGTGAGTTCCTCGGTTTATCGCCGCATGGAAGCCGAGCGCGCCCGTGTTGCTCGCGAGTTCCGCTCGCGCGGCGCAGAAATGGCGGAGCGCATTCGTGCCGACGCCGACCGGCAGCGTGAGGTCATTCTCGGTGACGCGTACCGCGATGCGGAACTGAAGCGCGGCGAAGGTGATGCGGCCGCGTCGGAGATCTACGCCCAGGCCTATGGCAAGAACAAGGATTTCTTCTCCTTCTACCGCAGCCTGACCGGTTACAAGGCGGTCTTCCGCGGCGATGGCAACAGCATCGTGCTGGAGCCCGATTCCGAGTTCTTCCGTTACTTCAAGAAGTCCAAGTAA
- a CDS encoding ATP phosphoribosyltransferase regulatory subunit, which produces MLSQDRWLLPEGIEEVLPAEARRLEVLRRKVLDMFAAWGYQQVIPPFIEYIESLLTGTGHALDLQTFKLIDQMSGRLLGVRADMTPQVARIDARNALQDVPARLCYLGTVLHTQSDHLERSRSPMQVGAELYGHDGAASDLEIIRLMLEMFHVAAIERVFLDLGHVGVYRGLVRQAGLDGQQESDLFDILQRKAYPELDEFLGATSVPEGCADMLGALIDLNGGLEVLSAARQRLAAAEPEVHCALDNLELIATSLAQAFPDLPIHFDLAELRGYHYQTGVVFAAFVEGYGREVARGGRYDEIGKVFGKARPATGFSADLKILARLGQVADEPLEPVFAPAVDDPALADAVRALRSQGQVVIQELEGQRVDAAALGCRYRLERGPRGWDRVALDA; this is translated from the coding sequence ATGTTGTCGCAAGACCGTTGGTTGTTGCCGGAAGGCATCGAGGAAGTTTTGCCGGCCGAAGCCCGGCGGCTCGAGGTCCTGCGGCGCAAGGTGCTGGATATGTTCGCCGCATGGGGCTACCAGCAGGTCATCCCGCCCTTCATCGAATACATCGAATCCCTGCTGACAGGAACCGGCCACGCCTTGGACCTGCAGACCTTCAAGCTGATCGATCAGATGTCCGGCCGGCTCCTGGGCGTGCGCGCCGACATGACCCCGCAGGTGGCGCGCATCGATGCCCGCAACGCCCTGCAGGATGTGCCGGCGCGCCTGTGTTACCTGGGAACCGTGCTGCATACCCAGTCGGACCATCTGGAGCGTTCGCGCAGTCCCATGCAGGTGGGTGCGGAACTGTACGGTCATGACGGCGCCGCCAGCGATCTGGAGATCATCCGCCTCATGCTGGAGATGTTCCATGTCGCCGCCATCGAACGCGTTTTCCTGGATCTCGGTCACGTGGGCGTATATCGCGGCCTGGTGCGGCAGGCGGGATTGGACGGCCAGCAGGAATCGGATCTGTTCGACATCCTGCAGCGCAAGGCCTATCCGGAGTTGGACGAGTTTCTCGGCGCCACGTCGGTGCCGGAGGGCTGCGCGGACATGCTCGGCGCCCTCATCGATCTGAATGGGGGGCTCGAGGTCCTGAGCGCGGCGCGGCAGAGGCTCGCCGCGGCGGAGCCCGAGGTGCATTGCGCCCTGGACAATCTGGAACTGATCGCTACCAGTCTGGCGCAGGCTTTTCCCGACCTGCCCATCCACTTTGACTTGGCGGAGCTGCGGGGTTACCACTATCAGACCGGGGTGGTTTTCGCCGCCTTCGTGGAAGGCTACGGCCGCGAGGTCGCGAGGGGTGGACGCTACGACGAGATCGGGAAGGTTTTCGGAAAGGCGCGTCCCGCGACCGGCTTCAGCGCGGATTTGAAGATCCTCGCGCGCCTGGGGCAGGTTGCCGATGAACCGCTGGAGCCGGTGTTTGCCCCTGCGGTGGACGATCCCGCCTTGGCCGATGCGGTGCGTGCGCTGAGGTCGCAGGGCCAGGTGGTGATCCAGGAACTCGAAGGCCAGCGGGTCGATGCCGCCGCCCTGGGTTGCCGATACCGCCTCGAACGTGGTCCGCGTGGCTGGGACAGGGTCGCGCTGGACGCCTGA
- a CDS encoding adenylosuccinate synthase, translated as MGKNVVVIGSQWGDEGKGKLVDLLTERADSVVRFQGGHNAGHTLVIDGKKTVLHLIPSGILHSGVRCAIGNGVVLCPEALMKEIGVLEAAGVPVRERLTISEACALILPVHVALDQARERARGSKAIGTTGRGIGPAYEDKVARRGLRAGDLLNPDGFAERLRELLEYHNFVLKQYYQAEPVDFTATLDHLLALGDQVKPMLGDVAEMLYAYRDEGKNVLFEGAQGAMLDIDHGTYPYVTSSNTTSGGAACGTGIGLLDFDYVLGITKAYSTRVGNGPFPTELSDDVGRHLSSKGAEVGATTGRARRCGWFDAVLMRKSARLNSLSGLCLTKLDVLDGLETIGLCVAYRMDGHETDTVPVGAERYARCSPVMEWLPGWSESTAGITDYDQLPANAKAYIHRIEELLGVPVDILSTGPDRVETIILRHPFA; from the coding sequence ATGGGTAAAAACGTAGTTGTCATCGGCAGTCAGTGGGGTGACGAAGGCAAGGGCAAGCTGGTGGACCTGCTCACGGAGCGTGCTGACAGCGTGGTGCGCTTCCAGGGCGGCCACAACGCAGGTCACACCCTGGTCATCGATGGTAAGAAGACCGTGTTACACCTCATCCCCTCCGGGATTCTGCATTCTGGCGTTCGTTGTGCCATCGGCAACGGCGTGGTGCTTTGCCCGGAAGCCTTGATGAAGGAGATCGGTGTGCTCGAGGCGGCCGGCGTTCCGGTACGCGAGCGCTTGACCATCAGCGAGGCCTGCGCACTCATACTCCCCGTGCATGTGGCGCTGGATCAGGCCCGCGAGCGCGCCCGCGGCAGCAAGGCCATCGGCACCACGGGCCGCGGCATTGGCCCAGCCTACGAGGACAAGGTGGCCCGGCGCGGCCTGCGCGCCGGCGATCTGCTAAACCCCGATGGTTTCGCGGAACGCCTGCGCGAGTTGCTCGAGTACCATAACTTCGTGTTGAAGCAGTACTACCAGGCCGAACCGGTGGATTTCACGGCAACCCTGGACCATCTTCTGGCCCTGGGCGACCAGGTGAAGCCGATGCTCGGCGACGTGGCGGAAATGCTCTACGCCTATCGGGATGAGGGCAAGAATGTGCTGTTCGAAGGCGCTCAGGGCGCCATGCTGGATATCGACCACGGCACCTACCCCTATGTCACCTCGTCGAATACAACGTCGGGCGGTGCCGCATGCGGTACCGGCATCGGCCTGCTGGATTTCGACTATGTACTCGGTATCACCAAGGCCTATTCCACCCGTGTCGGCAATGGGCCTTTCCCCACCGAACTCAGTGATGACGTGGGCCGCCATCTGTCCAGCAAGGGTGCCGAAGTGGGCGCCACCACCGGGCGGGCACGCCGCTGCGGGTGGTTCGATGCGGTGTTGATGCGCAAGTCAGCCAGGCTCAACAGCCTGAGCGGCCTCTGTTTGACCAAACTGGACGTGCTGGACGGCTTGGAGACCATCGGTTTGTGCGTCGCCTACCGAATGGACGGGCATGAGACCGACACCGTGCCGGTGGGCGCGGAGCGTTACGCGCGGTGCAGTCCGGTCATGGAATGGCTGCCGGGTTGGAGCGAATCCACCGCCGGCATCACCGATTACGATCAGCTTCCCGCCAACGCCAAGGCCTACATCCACCGCATCGAGGAACTGCTGGGCGTGCCGGTGGATATCCTGTCCACCGGCCCGGACCGGGTGGAAACCATCATTTTGCGGCATCCCTTCGCCTGA
- a CDS encoding VPLPA-CTERM sorting domain-containing protein — protein MYVLNHRNRIALTAAAAMLGGLSSQAANAELQARDLDGNASTTEAFYDTALNLTWVANGNLFKTQYDANPNIIQDMIAGAPVMPDQFSSDPSGNHVYTADDWSDPNGAGSGTPGVNGAMNGFGANAWVSYLNSTQYGGVSSWTLPKVTPRNGTEFDFNSSGLYDGTTDSGYRIESTTNPLSHLYYVTLGNKAAVDLSGNEAPGGGLLNSGPFTNLQNAGYWYGTAAPTDPFTSWFFSNFDGSANASGDNLFSVNFALAVAAGDVAAGPGGPGPAPVPVPAAVWLLSSALAGLGILGRRKTAPVA, from the coding sequence ATGTACGTATTGAATCATCGGAACCGAATTGCGCTGACGGCCGCCGCGGCGATGCTCGGCGGCCTGTCCAGCCAGGCGGCTAACGCGGAGTTGCAGGCGCGGGATCTCGACGGCAATGCCAGCACCACCGAGGCTTTCTACGACACCGCACTCAATTTGACGTGGGTCGCAAATGGCAATTTGTTCAAGACCCAGTACGACGCCAATCCCAATATCATCCAGGACATGATAGCCGGGGCGCCGGTCATGCCCGATCAGTTCAGTTCGGACCCGAGCGGCAACCACGTCTATACGGCCGATGACTGGAGCGACCCCAATGGAGCCGGTAGCGGCACTCCCGGCGTCAATGGCGCGATGAACGGGTTTGGCGCCAATGCCTGGGTCAGTTATCTCAACAGCACCCAATACGGCGGCGTGTCGAGCTGGACGCTCCCGAAAGTAACACCCAGGAACGGCACGGAGTTTGACTTTAATTCGAGTGGGTTGTACGACGGTACTACCGACAGCGGATACCGTATCGAAAGCACGACCAACCCGCTCTCCCACCTGTATTACGTCACTCTGGGTAATAAAGCTGCGGTCGACCTGTCCGGCAACGAAGCCCCCGGCGGCGGACTGCTGAATTCAGGGCCATTCACGAACCTGCAAAATGCCGGATATTGGTATGGTACTGCAGCGCCCACTGATCCGTTTACATCGTGGTTCTTCAGCAACTTTGACGGTTCCGCCAACGCATCCGGCGACAACCTGTTTTCCGTCAACTTTGCCTTGGCCGTGGCCGCTGGGGACGTTGCGGCAGGCCCGGGTGGTCCTGGACCCGCTCCGGTTCCGGTTCCGGCTGCCGTTTGGTTGCTGAGCAGCGCCCTCGCCGGGCTGGGTATTCTGGGTCGTAGGAAAACCGCCCCAGTGGCCTGA
- a CDS encoding methyl-accepting chemotaxis protein, with product MSVQEQANGRQFRVGFHFSLLIAIFLAGFAIYGYLSMGALRELQVNGPVYQRVVQGKDLIADILPPPEYIIESYLVALQIERAASAEERQALVERLKHLQTEYQERHRYWEGQELDAATRQHFLEASHRAVEDYYLAAFDRYIPAILRGDRAAASQALDAMSRAYQQHRAEVDQVVEMANAHNAESEAYANGRIDSTYILLASVLALATAVGCSHGVWLARYFGGKLKEINLGVIIAGRIGRGDFSGIIPPSDDPHGLMNALRQMQENIGLLVSSALQLSEGAARGNLSFRADDSKLQGDYRKILQGMNQTLDAIVGPLSQAAECIDGIARGDLPEKIQNAFPGDFDRLRSNLNQAIDNVNALIGDALALSGAAVAGRLSVRADVDRHQGAYRRIVAGMNQTLEAVVRPFTAAAGHIELIAQGALPEPIAEDYHGDFNTLRNNLNTATDNIRALISDTVSLSGDASQGILTTRVDSTRHQGDFRRIVEGVNATLDAIIGPNEEASRVLSALARGDLTLRVQGHYPGAFARLREDMNTALDNLAEILGTIQDAAATANTATEEIVKGNMDLAHRTSEQASTLEETAASMEEVAAAEEHNTGNARRANDMAVAASAVAAKGGDVVQEVVKTMHAIHESSRKVVDIIGVIDGIAFQTNILALNAAVEAARAGEQGRGFAVVAGEVRNLAQRSSAAAREIKALISDSVGKAETGAKLVMDAGNTMQDIVTSVNEVTGIMSELANSSNSQNQSLHQINEAVMQLDGITQQNAALVEESAAATESLKEVVNTLQEAASRFRLEGSARSFRSRAVVPCLGLA from the coding sequence ATGAGTGTGCAGGAGCAGGCAAACGGACGCCAGTTTCGGGTCGGGTTTCACTTTTCCCTTCTGATCGCGATTTTCCTGGCCGGATTCGCAATCTACGGTTATCTGTCGATGGGGGCGCTACGCGAACTACAGGTCAACGGCCCGGTGTACCAGCGGGTGGTGCAAGGCAAGGACCTGATCGCTGACATCCTGCCTCCGCCGGAGTACATCATCGAGTCCTACCTGGTGGCCTTGCAGATCGAACGGGCGGCATCGGCCGAGGAGCGTCAGGCCCTGGTCGAGCGGCTCAAACATCTGCAGACGGAGTACCAGGAACGCCACCGCTACTGGGAAGGTCAGGAACTTGACGCCGCGACCCGCCAGCACTTTCTGGAGGCGAGCCACCGTGCGGTGGAGGATTATTATCTCGCCGCCTTTGACCGCTACATTCCGGCTATTCTGCGCGGCGACCGGGCTGCTGCCAGCCAAGCGCTGGATGCCATGTCGCGCGCCTATCAGCAGCACCGCGCGGAGGTGGATCAGGTGGTGGAGATGGCCAATGCGCACAATGCGGAAAGCGAGGCTTACGCCAACGGGCGCATCGATTCCACCTACATCCTTCTCGCGAGCGTGCTGGCTTTGGCCACGGCGGTCGGTTGCAGCCACGGCGTGTGGCTGGCGCGCTATTTCGGCGGCAAGCTGAAAGAGATCAACCTGGGCGTGATCATTGCGGGGCGCATCGGACGCGGTGATTTTTCCGGCATCATTCCGCCCAGCGATGACCCGCACGGGCTGATGAACGCCCTGCGCCAGATGCAGGAAAACATCGGCCTGCTGGTCAGCAGCGCCTTGCAGCTTTCGGAAGGCGCGGCGCGGGGAAACCTGAGCTTCAGGGCTGATGACAGCAAGTTGCAGGGGGATTACCGCAAGATCCTGCAGGGCATGAACCAGACCCTGGATGCCATCGTCGGCCCGTTGTCACAGGCGGCCGAGTGCATCGACGGCATTGCCCGCGGGGACTTGCCCGAAAAGATTCAAAACGCGTTTCCAGGGGATTTCGACCGGCTGAGAAGCAACCTGAACCAGGCCATCGACAACGTCAACGCGCTGATCGGGGACGCCCTGGCCCTTTCCGGCGCGGCCGTGGCAGGTCGGCTCTCGGTGCGCGCGGACGTTGACCGCCATCAGGGCGCTTACCGGCGCATCGTCGCCGGCATGAACCAAACCCTGGAGGCGGTGGTGCGACCCTTCACGGCGGCGGCGGGTCATATCGAACTCATCGCCCAGGGCGCGCTGCCGGAACCTATCGCCGAGGATTATCACGGCGATTTCAATACCTTGCGAAACAACTTGAATACCGCGACCGATAACATCCGCGCGCTGATCAGCGACACCGTAAGCCTGTCGGGCGATGCCTCTCAGGGCATACTCACGACCCGGGTGGACTCGACGCGCCACCAGGGGGATTTCCGGCGTATCGTCGAGGGGGTGAACGCGACACTGGATGCCATCATCGGCCCCAATGAAGAGGCGTCCAGGGTATTGTCTGCCCTGGCTCGGGGCGACCTGACGCTGCGCGTGCAAGGCCATTACCCCGGCGCATTCGCGCGCCTGCGCGAAGACATGAACACGGCCCTGGACAACCTGGCGGAGATCCTCGGAACGATCCAGGATGCGGCGGCTACCGCCAATACCGCGACCGAAGAGATCGTGAAGGGCAATATGGACCTGGCCCACCGCACGTCGGAACAGGCTTCCACCCTGGAGGAAACCGCGGCGAGCATGGAGGAGGTCGCCGCTGCCGAGGAACACAACACGGGCAATGCGCGGCGCGCCAATGACATGGCGGTAGCCGCATCGGCGGTGGCGGCCAAGGGTGGCGACGTGGTGCAGGAGGTGGTCAAGACCATGCATGCCATCCATGAAAGCTCCAGGAAGGTGGTCGACATCATCGGCGTCATAGACGGCATTGCCTTTCAGACCAATATCCTGGCCTTGAACGCCGCGGTGGAAGCGGCGCGGGCCGGAGAGCAGGGCCGCGGTTTCGCCGTGGTGGCTGGCGAAGTGCGCAACCTGGCGCAGCGTTCCTCGGCAGCGGCGCGGGAAATCAAGGCGCTGATCAGCGACTCCGTTGGCAAGGCCGAAACCGGCGCCAAGCTGGTGATGGATGCCGGGAACACCATGCAGGATATCGTAACCTCGGTCAACGAGGTGACTGGCATCATGTCGGAGCTGGCGAATTCCTCGAACTCCCAGAATCAGAGCCTGCACCAGATCAACGAGGCGGTGATGCAACTGGACGGCATCACGCAGCAGAACGCCGCACTGGTGGAAGAATCCGCCGCCGCCACGGAGTCCCTGAAGGAAGTGGTGAACACCCTGCAGGAAGCAGCGTCGCGCTTCCGTCTGGAAGGGAGCGCACGCTCCTTCAGAAGCCGTGCGGTTGTCCCATGCCTCGGTCTGGCGTGA
- a CDS encoding sensor histidine kinase, whose product MSRPQSLRYQLLLRLALPLALIVCLDAALSYFVALHYADQAYDRWLLDSARSLAQQVKTKKDKVTFDLPPIAVEVFRWDDVDKTFFKVESTTSGFMAGDKALPSPDIAALEKERPYFSDVQIQGKPVRAVSVLTAPTTSAEDVLVSVAETLNKRRGMMGEILLAVLLPQVLLLLISGLHIWTGINRGLRPLRDLARAIARRSGRQLEPIADSGVPLEVRALTDTINALLQKLAGAMAAQQRFVENAAHQLRTPLAGLKIQAERALRANDRESLQPALTYIKSSADQVSHLSTQLLVLARSESVQQGPRHFKALDLTRIARDCCMEWVPKALERDMDLAFEAPEVAVSVAGNTTLLRELLGNLLDNAIRYGKLGGHIVVSVNSEPAACLKVEDDGPGISEQESSRVFERFYRIPGTPGKGCGLGLAIVHEIADLHGADVRISAAERPPGGTCVQVFFPELLAPL is encoded by the coding sequence GTGAGTAGGCCGCAAAGCCTCCGCTATCAACTGCTGCTGCGACTGGCCCTGCCGCTGGCGCTGATCGTCTGCCTGGACGCGGCGCTGTCCTATTTCGTCGCCTTGCATTACGCCGACCAGGCCTACGACCGCTGGCTGCTGGATTCGGCCCGCTCTCTGGCCCAGCAGGTAAAGACCAAGAAGGACAAGGTTACCTTCGACCTGCCGCCCATCGCTGTCGAGGTCTTTCGCTGGGACGACGTGGACAAGACCTTCTTCAAGGTCGAATCCACCACCAGCGGTTTCATGGCCGGTGACAAGGCCTTGCCCAGCCCGGACATCGCGGCCCTGGAAAAGGAACGGCCTTACTTCTCCGACGTCCAGATCCAAGGCAAGCCGGTCCGGGCCGTCTCCGTGCTGACCGCGCCCACCACGAGCGCGGAGGACGTGCTGGTCTCGGTGGCTGAGACGCTGAACAAGCGGCGCGGGATGATGGGCGAGATCCTGCTGGCGGTCTTGCTACCGCAGGTGCTGCTGCTTCTGATCAGCGGCCTGCATATCTGGACCGGAATCAACCGCGGCCTGCGGCCCCTGCGCGATCTTGCCCGCGCTATCGCGCGCCGTTCCGGCCGGCAATTGGAGCCCATTGCGGATTCCGGCGTCCCGCTGGAAGTGCGCGCCCTCACCGATACCATCAATGCCCTGCTGCAGAAACTGGCTGGTGCAATGGCGGCCCAGCAGCGTTTCGTCGAAAATGCCGCGCACCAGCTGAGAACCCCCCTGGCCGGGCTCAAAATCCAGGCAGAGCGGGCGCTCAGGGCCAACGACAGAGAGTCCTTGCAACCGGCCCTGACCTACATCAAGTCCTCCGCCGACCAGGTCTCCCACCTGAGTACCCAATTGCTGGTGCTGGCACGGTCGGAGTCGGTGCAGCAGGGCCCTCGTCATTTCAAGGCCCTGGACCTGACCCGCATCGCCCGCGATTGCTGCATGGAATGGGTTCCCAAAGCCCTGGAAAGAGACATGGATCTTGCATTCGAAGCGCCCGAGGTAGCTGTCAGCGTTGCGGGCAACACAACGCTGTTACGTGAACTGCTCGGCAATCTGCTGGACAACGCCATCCGCTACGGAAAACTCGGCGGACACATTGTCGTGAGCGTGAACAGCGAGCCCGCTGCCTGCCTCAAGGTGGAGGACGACGGCCCGGGCATCTCGGAGCAGGAATCGAGCAGAGTGTTCGAACGCTTCTACCGTATTCCGGGCACCCCCGGTAAAGGCTGCGGCCTGGGGCTGGCCATCGTTCATGAAATAGCCGACCTGCATGGGGCGGATGTCAGGATCTCGGCGGCGGAACGGCCGCCCGGCGGCACCTGCGTCCAGGTATTTTTCCCTGAGCTTCTCGCCCCGCTGTAG
- a CDS encoding response regulator, whose product MQILLIEDDETVADGLSRSLADAGYHVTLADCGAFADSTLRTQTYDLVILDLGLPDADGREVLRELRARKSMVPVLILTARDGLNDRVDGLELGADDYMTKPFEWRELEARIRALLRRSHGGFSQDITIGRLVLDLHNQQILADGELLILPQREYGVLEALLLQSGRVVSKERIAQRLAVRSEELADNAIEVYVHRVRKRLEGLGLRIRTLRGLGYLLEADGE is encoded by the coding sequence GTGCAGATTCTCCTGATCGAAGATGACGAGACCGTCGCGGATGGACTTTCCCGCAGCCTCGCCGACGCCGGCTACCACGTCACCTTGGCCGACTGTGGCGCCTTTGCCGATAGCACCCTACGCACGCAAACCTACGATCTGGTCATTCTCGACCTGGGCCTGCCCGATGCTGATGGCCGGGAAGTCCTGCGCGAACTGCGTGCACGCAAGTCCATGGTGCCGGTACTCATCCTCACCGCCCGCGACGGTCTCAACGACCGCGTCGATGGCCTCGAACTGGGGGCCGACGACTACATGACCAAGCCCTTCGAATGGCGGGAACTGGAAGCCCGCATCCGCGCCCTGCTGCGCCGCAGCCACGGCGGATTCAGCCAGGACATCACGATTGGCCGCCTGGTGCTGGACCTGCACAACCAGCAGATTCTGGCGGACGGCGAGCTGCTGATCCTGCCCCAACGCGAGTACGGCGTCCTGGAAGCACTCCTGCTGCAGTCAGGACGCGTGGTCTCCAAGGAACGCATCGCCCAACGCCTGGCCGTGCGCAGCGAAGAACTGGCCGACAACGCCATCGAGGTCTATGTGCACCGGGTGCGCAAGCGCCTGGAGGGTCTTGGCCTGCGGATCAGAACCTTGCGCGGCCTGGGCTATTTGCTGGAAGCGGACGGTGAGTAG